A single window of Silurus meridionalis isolate SWU-2019-XX chromosome 11, ASM1480568v1, whole genome shotgun sequence DNA harbors:
- the LOC124393522 gene encoding protocadherin alpha-3-like codes for MVVEDGARAAWMKALLLLCLWDLCYGQLSYSVSEEAKKGTVVGNLVKDLNLSVQELESRMFQLVAGSNAKYFEVNQKSGILFVNDRIDREQLCESKQKCVMNVEAMIHNPHKLYSIEVNILDINDNSPGFPRQSINLNISENVLPGDRFPFMTARDFDIGSNSVKTYTINTNDYFSIDTQSDSAELVLQKSLDRERESVIKLVLTAVDGGTPPRSGTMQIFISVLDINDNNPVFTKPIYKVKVHENASIGTKITTVVAADEDEGANSEVAYSIVNHDGNSAIDLFSINTVSGEITVNGNIDYEENSAVELRIQAQDKGQPPRMSRCKVLVEVVDVNDNAPEISVTLLMISVREDIKPGTDVALIIVSDKDSGMNGKVGCKIIAPSPFKLQLSYKNSYALVVNEALDRERVSQYDVTVVANDGGTPSLSSSTVITLHVSDVNDNAPLFPAPVINISVKENSPVGGLLASVTAKDSDIEENALVSYSLIDSESSRVSNLMNINSHTGELYSLKSFDYEETKRLQFKVQATDSGVPPLSSNVTVNVFILDENDNNPVFLPPYSEPGSVNSENIPYSAEAGYFVAKVRVLDADSGYNALLSYHITEPKGTNLFRIGTSTGELRTKRRMSDNDLKTHPLIITVSDHGEPSLSTSVTIEVVVVENMDSLQPSLRQVPVKEDNFSNLNLYLLIAIVSVSVIFLLSLIALIASKCYRTDGDFSISSAPVVTTHPDGSWSYSKSTQQYDVCFNSDTLKSDVVVFPSPFPPADAELISINGGDTFTRTQTLPNTGVVRQCT; via the coding sequence ATGGTTGTAGAGGACGGTGCTCGCGCTGCCTGGATGAAGGCgctgctgctgctttgtttATGGGATTTGTGTTATGGTCAGCTTTCCTATTCGGTTTCAGAGGAGGCCAAGAAGGGAACCGTTGTTGGAAATCTAGTGAAGGATCTTAATCTCAGTGTGCAGGAACTGGAATCGCGCATGTTTCAGCTGGTGGCTGGATCTAACGCCAAGTATTTTGAGGTAAATCAGAAGAGCGGAATATTATTTGTTAATGACAGAATAGACCGAGAGCAGCTGTGTGaaagcaaacagaaatgcgtaATGAATGTTGAAGCGATGATTCACAATCCTCACAAGCTCTACAGCATTGAAGTAAATATACTAGACATTAACGATAACTCTCCAGGGTTTCCACGCCAATCCATTAATTTGAATATTAGCGAAAATGTACTTCCGGGAGATCGGTTTCCCTTCATGACGGCACGTGACTTTGATATCGGTAGCAATTCTGTGAAAACTTATACAATTAACacaaatgattatttttcaaTTGACACGCAAAGTGATTCGGCTGAGCTCGTGCTTCAGAAATCtttggacagagagagagaatcggTGATCAAGCTCGTGTTGACTGCTGTAGATGGTGGGACTCCTCCCAGATCCGGAACAATGCAGATATTTATCTCTGTACTGGATATCAATGACAACAATCCCGTCTTCACTAAACCTATTTATAAAGTCAAGGTCCACGAGAATGCATCTATAGGAACTAAAATAACCactgttgttgctgctgatgAAGACGAGGGTGCGAACAGTGAAGTGGCATATTCTATAGTAAATCATGATGGAAACTCCGCGATAGATTTATTCTCCATAAATACTGTTTCAGGGGAAATTACTGTTAACGGTAATATTGATTATGAAGAAAATTCTGCTGTGGAACTGAGAATTCAGGCTCAGGATAAAGGACAACCCCCGAGAATGTCCAGATGTAAAGTACTGGTTGAAGTAGTGGATGTTAATGACAATGCACCAGAGATCTCAGTTACTCTGCTCATGATCTCCGTCAGAGAGGACATCAAACCTGGCACAGATGTTGCATTAATCATTGTATCAGATAAAGACAGTGGAATGAATGGCAAAGTAGGTTGCAAAATTATAGCACCGAGTCCTTTTAAATTACAGCTATCATATAAAAACTCGTACGCTCTTGTAGTGAACGAAGCTCTGGACAGAGAGCGGGTATCCCAATATGATGTCACAGTTGTAGCAAATGATGGGGGAACTCCTTCTCTCTCGAGCAGTACCGTTATAACCCTTCATGTCTCTGATGTGAATGATAACGCGCCCTTATTTCCTGCACCTGTAATAAATATTAGTGTAAAAGAGAATAGTCCAGTTGGTGGCCTGTTGGCATCAGTAACAGCAAAAGATTCAGACATCGAAGAAAATGCCCTTGTTTCATATTCATTAATTGATTCAGAGAGCAGTAGAGTGTCCAATCTGATGAACATTAACTCACACACTGGTGAACTGTACAGCCTGAAGTCCTTCGACTATGAAGAAACGAAACGTCTTCAGTTTAAAGTTCAGGCCACTGACTCTGGTGTCCCTCCACTAAGTAGTAACgtgactgtaaatgtttttatcctGGATGAGAATGACAACAATCCAGTTTTTCTCCCTCCTTACTCTGAACCTGGATCAGTAAACAGTGAGAACATTCCCTACTCTGCTGAAGCGGGATATTTTGTGGCCAAAGTCAGAGTTCTAGACGCTgattcaggatataatgcaCTATTATCTTATCACATAACCGAACCAAAGGGAACGAATCTTTTCCGAATCGGAACCAGCACAGGAGAATTAAGAACAAAAAGACGAATGAGTGACAATGATTTAAAAACTCACCCACTTATCATCACTGTCTCGGATCATGGAGAACCTTCACTGTCTACAAGTGTGACTATTGAAGTTGTGGTTGTGGAAAATATGGACAGCCTCCAGCCTTCACTAAGACAAGTGCCAGTAAAGGAGGATAATTTCTCTAATCTGAATCTGTATCTGCTCATCGCTATTGTCTCAGTGTCAGTGATATTTTTACTGAGCCTCATCGCTTTAATAGCATCTAAATGCTACAGGACAGACGGCGATTTCAGCATCTCCAGTGCTCCAGTGGTCACTACACACCCTGACGGGAGCTGGTCTTACTCTAAATCCACTCAACagtatgatgtgtgttttaaCTCAGACACATTGAAGAGTGATGTAGTGGTTTTTCCCTCACCATTTCCACCTGCAGATGCAGAGCTGATCAGCATTAATGGAGGAGACACTTTTACTCGTACTCAAACTCTTCCCAACACTGGGGTGGTAAGACAATGCACTTAA